A single genomic interval of Amycolatopsis albispora harbors:
- the argB gene encoding acetylglutamate kinase: MTPSESVISADERLATAAEKAGVLVEALPWLQRFHGATVVVKYGGNAMIDDELKRAFAEDMVFLRLAGLRPVVVHGGGPQISAMLARLGIEGEFKGGLRVTTPETMDIVRMVLVGQVSRELVGLINAHGPYAVGISGEDARLFTAERKQATVNGEAVDIGLVGEVASVNPDAVLDIVNAGRIPVVSTVAPDVDGVVHNVNADTAAGALAAALGAEKLVVLTDVEGLYANWPDRSSLVDRIRVDRLEQLLPGLASGMIPKMEACVRAIRGGVRRAHVIDGRLAHSVLLEVFTSQGIGTMVLPEGEPG, encoded by the coding sequence ATGACCCCGTCCGAATCGGTGATCAGCGCCGACGAGCGGCTGGCCACCGCCGCCGAGAAGGCGGGCGTGCTGGTCGAGGCCCTGCCGTGGCTGCAGCGCTTCCACGGGGCCACCGTCGTGGTCAAGTACGGCGGCAACGCGATGATCGACGACGAGCTCAAGCGCGCCTTCGCCGAGGACATGGTGTTCCTGCGGCTGGCCGGGCTGCGCCCGGTGGTGGTGCACGGCGGCGGGCCGCAGATCAGCGCGATGCTCGCCCGCCTCGGCATCGAGGGCGAGTTCAAGGGCGGCCTGCGGGTGACCACCCCGGAGACCATGGACATCGTGCGCATGGTGCTGGTCGGCCAGGTCAGCCGCGAGCTGGTCGGGCTGATCAACGCGCACGGCCCGTACGCGGTCGGCATCTCCGGTGAGGACGCGCGGCTGTTCACCGCGGAACGCAAGCAGGCCACGGTGAACGGCGAGGCGGTGGACATCGGCCTGGTCGGCGAGGTGGCCTCGGTCAACCCGGACGCGGTGCTCGACATCGTGAACGCGGGCCGCATCCCGGTGGTCTCCACGGTCGCCCCGGACGTCGACGGCGTGGTGCACAACGTCAACGCCGACACCGCGGCGGGGGCGCTCGCCGCCGCGCTCGGCGCCGAGAAGCTCGTGGTGCTCACCGACGTCGAGGGGCTCTACGCGAACTGGCCCGACCGGTCCTCGCTGGTGGACCGGATCCGGGTGGACCGGCTGGAGCAGCTGCTGCCCGGGCTGGCCAGCGGCATGATCCCGAAGATGGAGGCCTGCGTGCGCGCGATCCGCGGCGGGGTCCGCCGCGCGCACGTGATCGACGGCCGCCTCGCGCACTCGGTGCTGCTGGAAGTGTTCACCAGCCAGGGGATCGGCACCATGGTACTGCCGGAGGGAGAGCCGGGATGA
- a CDS encoding acetylornithine transaminase, translating to MSTIKSNEDGQARWRSALMDNYGTPKLTLVRGEGATVWDADGKSYVDLLGGIAVNALGHAHPAVVEAVSEQVKLLGHTSNLYVNPVTVELAEALLDVAGVRGDGKVLFVNSGAEANEAALKLSRRTGRTKVIACEGAFHGRTMGALSLTGQPAKRDPFVPLVPGVEHVPFGDVEALRAAVDTETAAVFIEPILGEGGVVPAPDGYLRAAREITEAAGALLVLDEVQTGIGRTGAWFAHQHDGVVPDVITLAKGLGGGLPLGAVIGVGAAADLFGPGHHGTTFGGNPVACAAGLAVLRTIAVDGLNEHVAALGKDIAAGVDQLGHPLVTGVRGQGLLLGITLAEPASAAVAQAAQDAGYLVNPIQPDTVRLAPPLTLSAEEAAGFLAALPAVLGPTTQD from the coding sequence ATGAGCACGATCAAGTCCAATGAGGACGGTCAGGCGCGCTGGCGCTCCGCGCTGATGGACAACTACGGCACGCCGAAGCTGACGCTGGTGCGCGGCGAGGGCGCCACGGTGTGGGACGCGGACGGTAAGTCCTATGTGGACCTTCTCGGCGGGATCGCGGTGAACGCGCTCGGCCACGCGCACCCGGCGGTGGTCGAGGCGGTCAGCGAGCAGGTCAAGCTGCTCGGCCACACGTCGAACCTCTACGTCAACCCGGTCACCGTGGAGCTGGCGGAGGCCCTGCTCGACGTGGCGGGTGTGCGCGGCGACGGCAAGGTGCTCTTCGTGAACTCGGGCGCGGAGGCCAACGAGGCCGCGCTCAAGCTCAGCAGGCGCACCGGCCGCACCAAGGTGATCGCCTGCGAGGGCGCCTTCCACGGCCGGACCATGGGCGCGCTCTCGCTCACCGGGCAGCCCGCGAAGCGGGACCCGTTCGTGCCGCTGGTGCCGGGCGTCGAGCACGTCCCGTTCGGCGACGTCGAGGCGCTGCGCGCCGCGGTGGACACCGAAACCGCCGCCGTGTTCATCGAGCCGATCCTCGGCGAGGGCGGTGTGGTGCCCGCGCCGGACGGCTACCTGCGCGCGGCGCGTGAGATCACCGAGGCCGCGGGCGCGCTGCTCGTGCTCGACGAGGTGCAGACCGGCATCGGCCGCACCGGCGCCTGGTTCGCCCACCAGCACGACGGCGTGGTGCCGGACGTGATCACCCTGGCCAAGGGCCTCGGCGGCGGCCTGCCGCTGGGCGCGGTGATCGGTGTCGGCGCGGCCGCCGACCTGTTCGGCCCCGGCCACCACGGCACCACCTTCGGCGGCAACCCGGTGGCCTGCGCGGCCGGGCTGGCCGTGCTCCGCACCATCGCCGTCGACGGGCTGAACGAGCACGTCGCCGCGCTCGGCAAGGACATCGCGGCCGGTGTCGACCAGCTCGGCCACCCGCTGGTGACCGGCGTGCGCGGCCAGGGCCTGCTGCTCGGCATCACGCTCGCCGAACCGGCTTCGGCCGCGGTCGCCCAGGCCGCGCAGGACGCCGGTTACCTGGTGAACCCCATCCAGCCCGACACCGTCCGGCTGGCACCCCCGCTGACCCTGAGCGCGGAGGAGGCGGCCGGTTTCCTGGCCGCGCTGCCCGCCGTGCTCGGCCCCACCACCCAGGACTGA
- the argJ gene encoding bifunctional glutamate N-acetyltransferase/amino-acid acetyltransferase ArgJ gives MTITAPRGFRAAGVTAGLKVSGKPDVALVVNEGPSDVAAAVFTTNRCKANPVLWSERVLDDGRARAVVLNSGGANCYTGPQGFQNTHSAAEQVAARLDLGAVEVVVCSTGLIGEQLEADKLRTGIDAAVDALSADGGPAAAEAIMTTDTRPKEAVRQGNGFTIGGIAKGAGMLAPALATMLVVLTTDADVDQATADAALREATRLTFDRLDSDGCMSTNDTVVLLCSGSSGVKPGPNEFGELLRDLCHDLAQQLLGDAEGADHDIAIEVVNAATEQDAVNVGRAIARSNLFKTAVFGKDPNWGRILASVGTTDAVFEPDRLDVAFNGVWVCRNGEPGESRDKVDLNPREVTVTVDLKAGLAAATIWTNDLTHAYVHENSAYST, from the coding sequence TGACCGCGGGCCTCAAGGTCAGCGGCAAGCCCGACGTCGCGCTCGTGGTCAACGAGGGCCCGTCCGACGTGGCCGCGGCCGTGTTCACCACGAACCGCTGCAAAGCCAATCCCGTGCTGTGGAGCGAGCGCGTGCTCGACGACGGCCGCGCCCGCGCGGTCGTGCTGAACTCCGGCGGCGCCAACTGCTACACCGGCCCGCAGGGTTTCCAGAACACGCACAGCGCCGCCGAGCAGGTCGCCGCGCGGCTGGACCTCGGTGCCGTCGAGGTGGTGGTCTGCTCCACCGGCCTGATCGGCGAGCAGCTCGAAGCCGACAAGCTGCGCACCGGGATCGACGCCGCGGTCGACGCGCTCTCGGCCGACGGCGGCCCCGCTGCGGCCGAGGCGATCATGACCACCGACACCCGCCCCAAGGAGGCCGTGCGCCAGGGCAACGGGTTCACCATCGGCGGCATCGCCAAGGGCGCCGGCATGCTCGCCCCCGCGCTGGCGACGATGCTCGTGGTGCTCACCACCGACGCCGACGTGGACCAGGCCACCGCGGACGCCGCGCTGCGGGAAGCCACCCGGCTCACCTTCGACCGGCTCGACTCCGACGGCTGCATGTCCACCAACGACACGGTGGTCCTGCTGTGCAGCGGTTCCTCCGGGGTGAAGCCGGGCCCGAACGAGTTCGGCGAGCTGCTCCGCGACCTCTGCCACGACCTGGCCCAGCAGTTGCTCGGCGACGCCGAGGGCGCCGACCACGACATCGCCATCGAGGTGGTGAACGCGGCCACCGAGCAGGACGCGGTGAACGTGGGCCGCGCCATCGCGCGCAGCAACCTGTTCAAGACCGCGGTGTTCGGCAAGGACCCGAACTGGGGCCGCATCCTCGCCTCGGTCGGCACCACCGACGCGGTGTTCGAGCCGGACCGCCTGGACGTGGCGTTCAACGGTGTCTGGGTGTGCCGCAACGGCGAACCGGGCGAATCCCGCGACAAGGTGGACCTGAACCCGCGCGAGGTGACCGTGACCGTCGACCTCAAGGCGGGCCTGGCCGCGGCCACCATCTGGACGAACGACCTGACGCACGCCTACGTGCACGAGAACTCGGCGTACTCGACATGA